The Deltaproteobacteria bacterium genome has a segment encoding these proteins:
- a CDS encoding type II toxin-antitoxin system Phd/YefM family antitoxin has product MLTVPKIIPISDLRQNASDVVKSVSSSREPVFITQRGRAAAVMVSMEAYQNSRYEMDVLHLLARGEKEIAAGIGHEIDDVLKEADRFLEAAKP; this is encoded by the coding sequence ATGCTAACCGTTCCCAAAATTATACCAATTTCCGATCTTAGACAAAACGCCAGCGATGTGGTCAAGAGTGTGTCATCTTCGAGAGAACCTGTTTTCATTACCCAACGAGGAAGGGCAGCAGCAGTCATGGTCAGCATGGAAGCCTATCAGAACTCACGGTACGAAATGGATGTTTTGCACTTGTTGGCCAGAGGGGAGAAAGAAATAGCGGCAGGTATAGGTCATGAGATTGACGACGTGCTTAAAGAGGCTGACCGTTTTCTCGAGGCGGCAAAACCTTGA
- a CDS encoding type II toxin-antitoxin system RelE/ParE family toxin: MKILFTPTGRRQFLEAIAYIHKDNPSAAVSFRQKAEKTLSRLRGFPESGRLLPEFLDLPFREVIVRPYRFFYRTKDRTVWIVAVWHGAQLPDEPERDSGGTKN; encoded by the coding sequence TTGAAAATCCTATTTACCCCTACAGGTCGTCGCCAGTTTCTTGAAGCGATTGCCTATATTCATAAAGACAATCCCTCGGCGGCGGTAAGCTTTCGCCAAAAGGCAGAGAAAACGCTTTCCCGTCTTAGGGGGTTTCCCGAGTCCGGAAGGCTGCTACCGGAGTTCCTGGACTTACCTTTTCGCGAGGTAATTGTAAGGCCGTATCGTTTTTTCTATAGAACTAAGGATAGGACCGTATGGATCGTTGCTGTATGGCATGGTGCCCAGTTACCTGATGAACCTGAAAGGGACAGC